The segment GTCGAACCTGACCGCCGGCCAGCTCGCCGCGCGCGAGAAGCTGGCCACCAAGCTGCTGCTCGACAATATCGAGGTGTCGCCGGTCCGCCGGTCGCGCCTGGTCAACCTCTCCTATACCAGTCGGTCCGCGGGTCTCTCGGCGCGGGTGGTCAATGCCTGGGCGAGCCAGTTCATCGCCGCGAGCATGGATCGCCAGCTCGCGTCCACCGCGGATGCCCGCCGCTTTCTCGAGGAGCGGCTCGGCAATCTGCGGGCGCGGCTCGAACAGTCCGAGCGCGAAGCGGTCGGCTATGCTTCGCGCAACGATATCGTCGCGCTCGCTTCGGTGCGCGACAACGAAGGCAAGACCCAGGTCCAGCGGACCATGATCCAGAGCGACCTGGAGGAGCTCAACACGGCGTTGAACGTCGCTCGTGCCGACCGGGTCGCGGCCGAGAGCCGCCTGACGGGCAGGGGCGGCGACGACAATGTCGATGCGCTGACCAATCCCACCATCACCCAGCTTCGCCAGAAGCGCGCCGACGTCGCGTCCGACTATGCCAAGATGATCGTGCGCTTCGAGCCGAACTACCCGACCGCCCAGGCGCTGATGATGCAGATCAAGTCGCTCGACGAGGCGATCGCGCGCGAGACGGCTCGCGTCGGCAACAGCCGCGCGCAGAGCTATCGCGAGGCGCTGAAGCGCGAGCAGGATCTCGGCGCGCAGGTCGCGGCGCTGAAGGGGCGCCTCGACGACCAGCAGCACAACGCGATCCAGTACAATATCTACCAGCGCGAAGCGGATACCAACCGGCAGCTCTATGACGCGCTGCTCCAGCGCTACAAGGAGATCGGCATCGCCGGCTCGGTGGGCGTGAGCAACATCGTCGTCGTCGATCCGGCCACCGCGCCGTCGACGCCCTCGGCGCCGAGCCTGCCCAAGAACATGGCGCTGGCTTTCGTGATCGGCCTCGCCCTCGCGGTCATCGCCACGCTTGCCCTCGAGCAGATCGACGAAGGCATCAGCCAGCCGGGCCAGATCCAGCAGCTCTTCCAGCTGCCGCTGCTGGGCCATGTGCCGCTGACCGACTCGTCGGTCACGGACGGCATCGAGGACCCGAAATCCTATTTCTCGGAGGCCTATTTCACGATCCGGTCGAACCTCGCCTTCACCACCGACCACGGCCTGCCGCGATCGTTCATCGTCACCAGCACCCAGCCGGCCGAAGGCAAGTCGACGACCTCCTATGCGCTGGCGCGGATCATCGGGCGGACCGGCAAAAACGTGCTGCTGATCGACGGCGACATGCGCTCGCCCGACATCCATCACCTGCTCGGCCTCGACAATGCGATGGGGCTCAGCAACGCCCTGGCGGGCGACGACAACGTCGCCGCGCTGATCCAGAGCACGCCGTACAAGGGCCTCTCGGTGCTGACCTCGGGGCCCAAGCCGCCGAGCGCCGCCGAACTGCTCAGCAGCGACCGCATCCGGCATATCGTCGGCGAGCTGCAGGGCATGTACGACCATGTCATCATCGACGCCCCGCCGATCCTGGGCCTGTCCGACTCGCCGCTGCTCGGCCGCGCGGTCGAGGGCGCGGTGCTGGTGATCCAGGCCGAGGGCGCGGCGGTGCGCGGCGTCCGGGCGGCGATCAGCCGCCTCCGGATGGTCAACACCCATATCTTCGGCACGGTGCTGACCAAGATCAAGGCCAGCGAGCTCGCCTATGGCTACGGCTATGGTTACGGCTATGGCTATGGCGACGATGTCGAGCACAAGGCCGCCTGACGGGGCCTCGTCATGGATCGACCGGTCGTCACGTCATGGGGCAGGGCCCTTCTGGGCCTCGGGTCGCTGGGCCTCGCACTTGCGGCCGGCATCGACGCGACGGCCAATCGGTGGCGCGCCATCGATCCCGACCGGGCCCTGCAGGTCCGGCCCGGCGATGCCGTCGCCCTGACGCTGAACGAGGACCAGCGGCAGGCCGATCAGGAGATGAGCCCGGCGCGCACCGCCGCGATCGCCGAGGTCGCCCGGCGCGCCCTGCGTTCCGATCCGCTGACCGCCCCGGCTTTGCGGCAGATCGCGGTCGCGGAAGGGGTGGCTGGACGCCATCGGGCGGCGGACCGGCTGGTGCACCTGTCCTACGACCTCACCCGCCGGGAACTGGGCACGTCGTGGCTGCTGATCGAAGCTGCGCTCGACCGTGGTGACGCGGCCGGGGTCGCCCGTCATTTCGACGAGGCGCTGACGACCACCCCGCTTGCGGGGGAAGTGATGTATCCGGCGCTGTCCGCGGCGCTGTTCGATCCGGGGATGCGGGCGGCGCTGGTGCCCTATGTGCGGCAGTCGCGTCGCTGGATGCCCGCGCTGATGCGCTATGCGCTGGCGGGCGGCGATGCCGGCGAGCATGTCGGCGCCCTGGTCGTCGCGGCCGGCGGGCTGCCGTCGTCGCCCATCTATGCCGGGCTCGACCAGCAGATATTGGCCGGGATCGCGGCCAAGGGGGAATTCGGCATCGCCGGCGGCTATCTGCGCAACATGCGCGCCGGCGGCATCGCGACCGACCCGGGCTTCTCCGCTGCGACCACCGATGCGCGGTTCGGGCCCTTCGCCTGGGCCTTCGCCGACGAGCAGGCCGTGAGCGGCCGGCGTGACGAGGCGGGACGGCTCCAGGTGCGTGTCTCGACCGCGCGACCGCTCAAGGTCGCCGTCCGGACCTTGGTGCTTCCGGCGGG is part of the Rhizorhabdus wittichii RW1 genome and harbors:
- a CDS encoding Non-specific protein-tyrosine kinase (PFAM: lipopolysaccharide biosynthesis protein) — protein: MDPKASGLGQGGQVNDSYAVPPILKQYWHTALRWRWLIGAIIAGALAVGLVVTLLTPARYTADSQIEISREQKKITNVEGLDSSTADSDMEFYETQYALLRSYSLGERVARKLDLGRSDDFFAAHGITLDAGRFGAAGQSNLTAGQLAAREKLATKLLLDNIEVSPVRRSRLVNLSYTSRSAGLSARVVNAWASQFIAASMDRQLASTADARRFLEERLGNLRARLEQSEREAVGYASRNDIVALASVRDNEGKTQVQRTMIQSDLEELNTALNVARADRVAAESRLTGRGGDDNVDALTNPTITQLRQKRADVASDYAKMIVRFEPNYPTAQALMMQIKSLDEAIARETARVGNSRAQSYREALKREQDLGAQVAALKGRLDDQQHNAIQYNIYQREADTNRQLYDALLQRYKEIGIAGSVGVSNIVVVDPATAPSTPSAPSLPKNMALAFVIGLALAVIATLALEQIDEGISQPGQIQQLFQLPLLGHVPLTDSSVTDGIEDPKSYFSEAYFTIRSNLAFTTDHGLPRSFIVTSTQPAEGKSTTSYALARIIGRTGKNVLLIDGDMRSPDIHHLLGLDNAMGLSNALAGDDNVAALIQSTPYKGLSVLTSGPKPPSAAELLSSDRIRHIVGELQGMYDHVIIDAPPILGLSDSPLLGRAVEGAVLVIQAEGAAVRGVRAAISRLRMVNTHIFGTVLTKIKASELAYGYGYGYGYGYGDDVEHKAA